The following proteins come from a genomic window of Achromobacter sp. AONIH1:
- a CDS encoding ABC transporter substrate-binding protein, which translates to MKRFALTFGAGLLALGACAASAQNLRIGLQEDPDVLDPHRARTYVGRIVFTSLCDKLIDIDPKLHFVPQLATSWTFSEDNKTLTFKLREDALFHDGSKFDAAAAKANLDRAMTLPDSLRRGELGSVAKVEAPDAATLVLTLKQPDATLLAQLSDRAGMMLSPKTFGDDVAAVGRKPVCSGPYKFVERIQNDRIVLDKFDQYYDAKDYAFKRLTFLPIPDTTVRLSNLRAGDLDLLERLNPSDVPQVKTDASLTFAPVAGLGFQQFMFNVANGKRAEDNPFKNKLVRQAFQYAIDRNAINEVAGGGIFEPAQQPFPPASPYHSDKFPPTQRDVAKARALLKQAGFERVKAEVMFGNNTTTSSVAEMVQAMASEAGFDLSLRPTEYAALQKESAGGNFQVVMLGWSGRVDPDGNIHAFVTCKGALNDGHYCNAEVDKLLNEARTVPDEAKRRAIYDQAQAIIQDELPGVYNYYQPWPFALARKVKGFVPYPDGMIRLKGVTFAQK; encoded by the coding sequence ATGAAACGCTTTGCCTTGACCTTCGGCGCCGGCCTCCTGGCGCTGGGCGCCTGCGCCGCCAGCGCGCAGAACCTGCGCATCGGCCTGCAGGAGGATCCGGACGTGCTGGATCCGCACCGCGCCCGCACCTATGTGGGCCGCATCGTCTTCACCTCGCTGTGCGACAAGCTCATCGACATCGATCCCAAACTGCATTTCGTGCCGCAGCTGGCCACCTCGTGGACGTTCAGCGAAGACAACAAGACGCTGACCTTCAAGCTGCGCGAGGACGCGCTGTTCCATGATGGCAGCAAGTTCGACGCCGCCGCCGCCAAGGCCAACCTGGACCGCGCCATGACCCTGCCGGACAGCCTGCGCAGGGGCGAGCTGGGCTCGGTGGCCAAGGTCGAGGCGCCGGACGCCGCCACGCTGGTGCTGACGCTCAAGCAGCCCGACGCGACGCTGCTGGCCCAGCTGTCCGACCGCGCCGGCATGATGCTGTCGCCCAAGACCTTCGGCGACGACGTGGCCGCCGTGGGCCGCAAGCCGGTCTGCTCCGGCCCGTACAAGTTCGTCGAACGCATCCAGAACGACCGCATCGTGCTGGACAAGTTCGACCAGTATTACGACGCCAAGGACTACGCCTTCAAGCGCCTGACCTTCCTGCCGATCCCGGACACCACCGTGCGCCTGTCCAACCTGCGCGCCGGCGACCTGGACCTGCTCGAGCGCCTGAACCCGTCCGACGTGCCCCAGGTCAAGACCGACGCCAGCCTGACCTTCGCGCCAGTGGCGGGCCTGGGCTTCCAGCAGTTCATGTTCAACGTGGCCAACGGCAAGCGCGCCGAGGACAATCCGTTCAAGAACAAGCTGGTGCGCCAGGCCTTCCAGTACGCGATTGACCGCAACGCCATCAACGAAGTGGCCGGCGGCGGCATCTTCGAGCCGGCGCAGCAGCCGTTCCCGCCCGCCAGTCCCTATCACAGCGACAAGTTCCCGCCGACCCAGCGCGACGTGGCCAAGGCCCGCGCGCTGCTCAAGCAGGCGGGCTTCGAGCGCGTGAAGGCCGAAGTCATGTTCGGCAACAACACCACCACCTCGTCGGTCGCCGAGATGGTGCAGGCCATGGCGTCCGAGGCCGGTTTCGACCTGTCGCTGCGCCCGACCGAGTACGCCGCGCTGCAAAAGGAATCGGCCGGCGGCAATTTCCAGGTGGTGATGCTGGGTTGGTCCGGCCGCGTCGATCCGGACGGCAACATCCACGCTTTCGTCACCTGCAAGGGCGCGCTGAACGACGGTCACTACTGCAACGCGGAAGTCGACAAGCTGCTCAACGAGGCCCGCACCGTGCCGGACGAGGCCAAGCGCCGCGCCATCTACGACCAGGCCCAGGCCATCATCCAGGACGAGCTGCCGGGCGTGTACAACTACTACCAGCCCTGGCCCTTCGCGCTGGCCAGGAAGGTCAAGGGTTTCGTGCCCTATCCGGACGGCATGATCCGCCTGAAGGGCGTGACCTTCGCGCAGAAGTAG
- a CDS encoding ABC transporter permease, whose translation MLKLILRRVLVAIPTLILVSMIVFMLQKILPGDPVLTLAGEERDPAVLDYLRDKYRLNDPLPMQYAAWAGQVLQGDLGKSLRTDVPVTTLIGQKLPVTLQLAAMAMLFALLVGIPMGIVAAVRKGKPVEMGANIAALSGMSIPNFWLGIILIMVVSVQWKLLPASGYVSPAEDFWLSIKTMLMPALVLSTAIAAYLMRHTRSAMLEALSADYVRTARAKGVPARSVVLRHALRNALMPIVTLVTLLFGELLAGAVLTEQVFTIPGFGKLVVDAVFTRDYAVVQGVVLCVAVGFILMNLLADILYILVNPRLRHA comes from the coding sequence ATGCTCAAACTCATATTGCGCCGCGTGCTGGTTGCGATCCCGACACTGATACTGGTGTCGATGATCGTGTTCATGTTGCAGAAGATCCTGCCCGGCGATCCCGTACTGACCCTGGCCGGCGAGGAGCGCGACCCGGCCGTGCTCGATTACCTGCGCGACAAATACCGGCTCAACGACCCGCTGCCCATGCAGTACGCGGCCTGGGCCGGCCAGGTGCTGCAGGGCGACCTGGGCAAGTCGCTGCGCACCGACGTGCCCGTCACCACGCTGATCGGCCAGAAGCTGCCGGTCACGCTGCAACTGGCGGCCATGGCCATGCTCTTCGCGCTGCTGGTCGGCATTCCGATGGGCATCGTGGCCGCGGTGCGCAAGGGCAAGCCCGTCGAGATGGGCGCCAACATCGCGGCGCTGTCGGGCATGTCCATTCCCAACTTCTGGCTGGGCATCATCCTCATCATGGTGGTGTCGGTGCAGTGGAAGCTGCTGCCGGCCTCGGGCTATGTGTCGCCGGCCGAGGATTTCTGGCTGTCGATCAAGACCATGCTGATGCCGGCGCTGGTGCTGTCCACGGCCATCGCCGCCTACCTGATGCGGCACACGCGCTCGGCCATGCTGGAAGCGCTGTCGGCCGACTACGTGCGCACGGCCCGCGCCAAGGGCGTGCCGGCGCGCAGCGTGGTGCTGCGGCACGCGCTGCGCAACGCGCTCATGCCCATCGTCACGCTGGTGACGCTGCTGTTCGGCGAGCTGCTGGCCGGCGCCGTGCTGACCGAGCAGGTCTTCACCATCCCGGGCTTCGGCAAGCTGGTGGTGGATGCCGTGTTCACGCGCGACTACGCCGTGGTGCAGGGCGTGGTGCTGTGCGTGGCGGTGGGCTTCATCCTGATGAACCTGCTGGCCGACATCCTGTACATCCTGGTCAATCCCCGCCTGAGGCACGCATGA
- a CDS encoding ABC transporter permease: protein MSAISANPAAAAPPRSRNRAWGKFKRNHIAMLGLAIVLFFVALALLAPLVANHDPFQTSFTTIRKAPSAQYWLGTDELGRDIFSRMVYGARASLMAGLVSVLIALAVGVPFGLAAGYFGGWTDSCISRATEALLAIPFLILAIALAAFLGPSLMNAMIAIGVSAAPKFIRLTRGQVLAVKSEDYVQSARALGASDLRIIARHVFPNVMPPLIVQATITIATAIIAEASLSFLGLGLQPPNPSWGSMLNTAKNFMTQAPWMSIFPGSAIFLVVLGFNLLGDGLRDALDPRQEK, encoded by the coding sequence ATGAGCGCCATTTCCGCAAATCCCGCCGCCGCCGCGCCGCCGCGCAGCCGCAACCGCGCCTGGGGCAAGTTCAAGCGCAATCACATCGCCATGCTGGGCCTGGCCATCGTGCTGTTCTTCGTGGCGCTGGCCCTGCTGGCGCCGCTGGTGGCCAACCACGATCCCTTCCAGACCAGCTTCACCACCATCCGCAAGGCGCCGTCGGCGCAATACTGGCTGGGCACGGACGAGCTGGGCCGCGACATCTTCAGCCGCATGGTCTATGGCGCGCGCGCCTCGCTCATGGCCGGCCTGGTGTCGGTGCTGATCGCGCTGGCCGTGGGCGTGCCGTTCGGCCTGGCCGCCGGCTATTTCGGCGGCTGGACCGACAGCTGCATCTCGCGCGCCACCGAGGCGCTGCTGGCCATTCCCTTCCTGATCCTGGCGATCGCGCTGGCCGCCTTCCTGGGGCCCAGCCTGATGAACGCCATGATCGCCATCGGCGTGTCGGCCGCGCCCAAGTTCATCCGCCTGACGCGCGGGCAGGTGCTGGCGGTCAAGAGCGAGGACTATGTGCAGAGCGCCCGCGCGCTGGGCGCGTCGGACCTGCGCATCATCGCGCGCCACGTGTTCCCCAACGTCATGCCGCCGCTGATCGTGCAGGCCACCATCACCATCGCCACGGCCATCATCGCCGAGGCCAGCCTGTCGTTCCTGGGCCTGGGCCTGCAGCCGCCGAACCCGTCCTGGGGCTCGATGCTGAACACCGCCAAGAACTTCATGACCCAGGCGCCGTGGATGTCGATCTTCCCCGGATCGGCCATCTTCCTGGTGGTGCTGGGCTTCAACCTGCTGGGCGACGGGCTGCGCGACGCGCTGGATCCGCGCCAGGAAAAGTAA
- a CDS encoding dipeptide ABC transporter ATP-binding protein, with the protein MDSKRVVQVNDLTVRFKTPDRVVEAVRNVSFHVDRGETLAIVGESGSGKSVTSLALMRLVEYGGGRIVNGGMLLRRRSGEVLDLVAASDATLQRVRGADVAMIFQEPMTSLNPSFTAGNQIAEALRLHQGLDAAAARAETLRMLERVRIPEARAILDRYPHQLSGGMRQRVMIAMALSCKPQLLIADEPTTALDVTIQAQILQLIRQLQEEMDMGVIFITHDMGVVAEVADRVLVMYRGDKVEEGGSDAVFARPQHAYTRALLSAVPRLGAMHGTDEPAPFPLLRVDDAVKGAPQASAPAPAPVAQPSTVRRENGPVLKVRDLTTTFDITGGILGRVQKRVHAVEKVSFDLYPGETLSLVGESGCGKTTTGRSLLQLVKSRAGTIEFDGKNIGALRGSAMQTLRQHIQFIFQDPFASLDPRMTVGYSIMEPLLIHGVARGKAAEERVRWLMDKCGLLPEMIDRYPHEFSGGQRQRICIARALALNPKVVIADESVSALDVSIQAQIVNLLLDLQRELGVSFLFISHDMAVVERVSHRVAVMYLGQIVEIGPRRAIFENPQHPYTKKLMAAVPIADPARRHRERSLLVDEIPSPMRKLGDDPLVQPLAQVGEGHYVARHPIGVY; encoded by the coding sequence ATGGATTCCAAACGCGTGGTCCAGGTCAATGACCTGACCGTGCGCTTCAAGACCCCGGACCGCGTCGTGGAAGCGGTGCGCAACGTGTCGTTCCATGTGGACCGGGGCGAGACGCTGGCCATCGTCGGCGAGTCGGGCTCGGGCAAGTCGGTGACGTCGCTGGCGCTGATGCGGCTGGTGGAGTACGGCGGCGGGCGCATCGTCAACGGCGGCATGCTGCTGCGCCGGCGCAGCGGCGAGGTGCTGGACCTGGTGGCGGCGTCCGACGCGACGCTGCAGCGCGTGCGCGGCGCCGACGTGGCAATGATCTTCCAGGAGCCGATGACCTCGTTGAACCCCAGCTTCACGGCCGGCAACCAGATCGCCGAGGCGCTGCGGCTGCACCAGGGCCTGGACGCGGCGGCGGCGCGCGCCGAGACGCTGCGCATGCTCGAACGCGTGCGCATCCCCGAGGCCCGCGCCATCCTGGACCGTTATCCGCACCAGCTGTCCGGCGGCATGCGCCAGCGCGTGATGATCGCCATGGCGCTGTCCTGCAAGCCGCAGCTGCTGATCGCCGACGAGCCCACCACCGCGCTGGACGTGACCATCCAGGCCCAGATCCTGCAGTTGATCCGGCAGCTGCAGGAGGAAATGGACATGGGCGTGATCTTCATCACGCACGACATGGGCGTGGTGGCCGAGGTGGCCGACCGGGTGCTGGTCATGTATCGCGGCGACAAGGTTGAGGAGGGCGGTTCGGACGCGGTCTTCGCCCGGCCGCAGCACGCCTACACGCGCGCGCTGCTGTCGGCGGTGCCGCGCCTGGGGGCCATGCACGGCACGGACGAGCCCGCGCCATTTCCGCTGCTGCGCGTGGACGACGCGGTCAAGGGCGCGCCGCAAGCGTCGGCTCCAGCCCCGGCCCCTGTCGCCCAGCCCTCGACCGTGCGGCGCGAGAACGGCCCGGTGCTGAAGGTGCGCGACCTTACCACCACTTTCGACATCACCGGCGGCATCCTGGGCCGGGTGCAGAAGCGCGTGCACGCGGTCGAGAAGGTCAGTTTCGACCTGTACCCCGGCGAGACGCTGTCGCTGGTGGGCGAGTCCGGCTGCGGCAAGACCACCACCGGCCGTTCGCTGCTGCAGCTGGTCAAGAGCCGGGCCGGCACCATTGAATTCGACGGCAAGAACATCGGCGCGCTGCGCGGCAGCGCCATGCAGACGCTGCGCCAGCACATCCAGTTCATCTTCCAGGACCCCTTCGCCTCGCTGGATCCGCGCATGACGGTCGGCTACTCCATCATGGAGCCGCTGCTGATCCACGGCGTGGCGCGCGGCAAGGCGGCCGAGGAGCGGGTGCGCTGGCTGATGGACAAGTGCGGCCTGCTGCCCGAGATGATCGACCGCTATCCGCACGAGTTCTCCGGCGGCCAGCGCCAGCGCATCTGCATCGCGCGCGCGCTGGCGCTGAACCCCAAGGTGGTGATCGCCGACGAATCGGTGTCGGCGCTGGACGTGTCGATCCAGGCGCAGATCGTGAACCTGCTGCTGGACCTGCAGCGCGAGCTGGGCGTGTCCTTCCTGTTCATCTCGCATGACATGGCGGTGGTCGAGCGCGTCAGCCATCGCGTGGCGGTGATGTACCTGGGCCAGATCGTCGAGATCGGCCCGCGCCGCGCGATCTTCGAGAACCCGCAGCATCCGTACACGAAGAAGCTGATGGCGGCCGTGCCGATCGCCGATCCCGCGCGCCGCCACCGCGAGCGCTCATTGCTGGTGGACGAGATTCCCAGCCCGATGCGCAAGCTGGGCGACGATCCGCTGGTCCAGCCGCTGGCGCAGGTGGGCGAGGGGCACTACGTGGCGCGGCACCCTATCGGGGTGTACTGA
- a CDS encoding helix-turn-helix domain-containing protein, which yields MRNTLLDPYEHLPRSVVVTANDYPAGSTFPAHTHLRGQFAYASRGAISVATPQGRWLVPPQRACWLPADMAHEMTMNGPVTMLNAFIAPPAAQAARLPDHCCVHGVSPLLRLLLDQAVDLPALYDVEGRDGKLMALLIAEIAAMPRLHLHAPLPEDPRLARACLRLFAAPSIGASLDEMAADAGMSRRTFTRLFRAQTGASFAAWRQQVCLQAAIARLTQGQSVTRVALDLGYASPSAFASAFRRVLGATPSAYLDIG from the coding sequence ATGCGCAATACCCTGCTCGATCCCTACGAACACCTGCCGCGCAGCGTGGTCGTCACCGCCAACGACTATCCCGCCGGCTCGACCTTTCCCGCGCACACGCATCTGCGCGGCCAGTTCGCCTATGCCTCGCGCGGCGCCATCAGCGTGGCGACGCCGCAAGGCCGCTGGCTGGTGCCGCCGCAACGGGCCTGCTGGCTGCCGGCGGACATGGCGCATGAGATGACGATGAACGGGCCGGTCACGATGCTCAACGCCTTCATCGCCCCGCCTGCCGCGCAAGCCGCGCGCCTGCCGGACCATTGCTGCGTCCATGGGGTGTCGCCCTTGCTGCGCCTGCTGCTGGATCAGGCGGTCGACCTGCCAGCCCTGTACGACGTCGAGGGGCGCGACGGCAAGCTGATGGCGCTGCTGATCGCGGAAATCGCGGCCATGCCGCGCCTGCACCTGCACGCGCCGCTGCCCGAAGACCCGCGCCTGGCGCGCGCCTGTCTGCGCCTGTTCGCCGCGCCCTCGATCGGCGCGAGCCTGGACGAGATGGCGGCCGACGCCGGCATGAGCCGGCGCACTTTCACCCGGCTGTTCCGCGCGCAGACCGGCGCCAGCTTCGCCGCGTGGCGGCAGCAGGTCTGCCTGCAGGCGGCGATCGCGCGCCTGACACAGGGACAGTCCGTGACCCGCGTGGCGCTGGACCTGGGCTATGCCAGCCCCAGCGCCTTTGCCTCGGCGTTCCGCCGCGTCCTGGGCGCGACGCCTAGCGCCTATCTCGACATCGGATAG
- a CDS encoding alpha/beta fold hydrolase, with the protein MANTFHRVGNGPHPVLVLPGWFGDAHAFEPIEAWLDGGAFSYVFMDYRGYGGMRDAPGDYTIDEIATDALALADELGFASFSLIGHSMGGMAIERIAALAPERVRALVAVAPVPCGGIRMDAARRALFEGAAVQVEQRRTIIDRSTGGRLPASWVAWKAAYSAARSMPAAFAAYFHAWADTDFSDAIDGRHPLKALVGRHDPVFNAALMADTYARRYPLASVEVLENAGHYPMNETPLALAAAIESFLLSVSPAPASARTR; encoded by the coding sequence ATGGCAAACACTTTTCACCGCGTGGGCAATGGCCCCCATCCCGTCCTGGTCCTGCCCGGCTGGTTTGGCGATGCGCATGCCTTCGAGCCGATCGAAGCCTGGCTGGACGGCGGCGCGTTCAGCTATGTGTTCATGGATTACCGGGGCTATGGCGGCATGCGGGACGCGCCGGGCGACTACACGATCGACGAAATCGCCACGGACGCGCTCGCGCTGGCGGACGAGCTGGGGTTCGCGTCGTTCAGCCTGATCGGGCATTCGATGGGCGGCATGGCGATCGAGCGGATCGCCGCGCTCGCGCCCGAGCGCGTGCGCGCGCTGGTCGCCGTCGCGCCCGTTCCCTGCGGCGGGATACGGATGGATGCGGCGCGACGGGCCTTGTTTGAGGGCGCGGCTGTGCAGGTGGAACAGCGCCGGACCATCATCGACCGCAGCACCGGCGGGCGCCTGCCGGCATCGTGGGTGGCGTGGAAGGCGGCGTATTCGGCGGCACGCTCGATGCCAGCGGCCTTCGCCGCCTATTTTCACGCCTGGGCCGACACGGATTTCAGCGATGCGATCGACGGCAGGCATCCGCTGAAGGCGCTGGTGGGTCGACATGATCCCGTGTTCAACGCCGCCCTGATGGCCGACACCTATGCGCGCCGTTATCCGCTGGCCAGCGTGGAAGTGCTGGAGAACGCCGGCCACTATCCGATGAACGAAACGCCGCTGGCGCTGGCGGCCGCCATCGAGAGCTTCCTGCTCAGCGTTTCTCCAGCGCCAGCTTCAGCCCGAACGCGATGA
- a CDS encoding LysE family translocator, producing MTATAALLAFTLAAAILTVTPGLDNALVLRTAAVEGGRRALLAGLGISTGCLAWGAAAAFGLGSLLAVSTFAYDVLRIAAAAYLFYLGARLLWNTWPGCRQAGQAGGSALLAAELSARPASGGAGWFMRGCLTNALNPKIGVFYVTFLPQFIPAGADVMRFSLLLAAVHAVLGMLWFGLLVAATRPLARWLSRPAVMRGLDRMTGAVFIAFGLKLALEKR from the coding sequence ATGACCGCCACCGCCGCCCTGCTCGCCTTCACCCTGGCCGCTGCCATCCTCACCGTCACGCCAGGCCTGGACAACGCCCTGGTGCTGCGCACCGCCGCGGTCGAGGGCGGACGGCGCGCGCTGCTGGCCGGACTGGGCATCAGCACCGGCTGCCTGGCCTGGGGCGCGGCGGCCGCGTTCGGGCTCGGATCGCTGCTGGCCGTGTCCACCTTCGCCTACGACGTGCTGCGCATCGCCGCGGCCGCCTATCTGTTCTACCTGGGCGCGCGACTGCTGTGGAACACCTGGCCCGGATGCCGCCAGGCAGGCCAGGCCGGCGGCTCCGCGCTGCTGGCGGCGGAACTGTCCGCCCGTCCCGCCTCCGGCGGCGCCGGCTGGTTCATGCGCGGCTGCCTGACCAACGCGCTCAATCCCAAGATCGGCGTGTTCTACGTCACCTTCCTGCCGCAATTCATCCCCGCCGGCGCCGACGTGATGCGCTTCAGCCTGCTGCTGGCCGCCGTGCATGCCGTGCTCGGCATGCTGTGGTTCGGCCTGCTGGTCGCGGCCACGCGCCCGCTGGCGCGCTGGCTGTCGCGCCCGGCCGTCATGCGCGGGCTGGACCGGATGACGGGCGCGGTGTTCATCGCGTTCGGGCTGAAGCTGGCGCTGGAGAAACGCTGA
- a CDS encoding YaeQ family protein — translation MALRATIYKADLNVADTDRHYYGTHGLTVARHPSETDERMMVRLVAFALHASEELAFTKGLSDTDEPDLWEKDLTGAVKLWIEVGQPEERRILRACGRAEQVIVYCYGGSASKIWWDGVRNKLERARNLKIVNLPSEQSRALAQLAERTMQVNVNISDGIVYFSADKGEATIEPETWR, via the coding sequence ATGGCCCTGCGCGCCACCATCTACAAGGCCGACCTCAACGTGGCCGACACCGACCGCCACTATTACGGCACGCACGGCCTGACCGTGGCCCGCCATCCGTCCGAGACCGACGAGCGCATGATGGTGCGCCTGGTCGCGTTCGCGCTGCACGCCAGCGAGGAGCTTGCCTTCACCAAGGGACTGAGCGATACCGACGAGCCGGACCTCTGGGAAAAGGACCTGACCGGCGCGGTCAAGCTGTGGATCGAAGTCGGCCAGCCCGAGGAACGCCGCATCCTGCGCGCCTGCGGCCGCGCCGAGCAGGTCATCGTCTATTGCTATGGCGGCTCGGCCAGCAAGATCTGGTGGGACGGCGTGCGCAACAAGCTGGAACGCGCCCGCAACCTGAAGATCGTCAACCTGCCGTCCGAACAGAGCCGCGCGCTGGCGCAGCTGGCCGAGCGCACGATGCAGGTCAACGTCAATATCTCTGACGGCATCGTTTATTTCTCGGCCGACAAGGGCGAGGCTACGATCGAGCCGGAAACCTGGCGTTGA
- a CDS encoding type II toxin-antitoxin system ParD family antitoxin: MSADQKRLTVALPPVLLAEIRLAAQDMGYASIGEVVREALREWACRRESVSIKSASLEADIAKGLADMAAGRVTTFDVADIAERGRRQLAAGSH, encoded by the coding sequence ATGAGTGCAGATCAGAAACGATTGACCGTTGCCTTGCCCCCGGTGCTGCTTGCTGAAATCAGGCTGGCGGCGCAAGACATGGGCTACGCCTCGATTGGCGAAGTCGTGCGGGAGGCGCTGCGCGAATGGGCATGTCGGCGCGAGTCTGTGTCCATCAAGTCGGCATCTCTGGAAGCGGATATCGCCAAGGGGTTGGCTGATATGGCGGCCGGGCGGGTCACGACCTTCGACGTGGCAGATATCGCCGAGCGAGGGAGGCGGCAGCTGGCCGCTGGCTCCCACTAG
- a CDS encoding gamma-glutamylcyclotransferase family protein: MTEAQQTELLFSYGTLQQESVQLSTFGRPLGGENDAMIGYRLDMVEITDPEVLRASGQKFHPIVSPTGMPADEVAGQVFRITPAELAAADDYEVSDYKRVLAPLKSGKKAWVYVRAQ; this comes from the coding sequence ATGACTGAAGCGCAGCAAACGGAATTACTGTTTTCTTACGGCACCCTGCAGCAGGAAAGCGTGCAGCTGTCGACCTTCGGCCGCCCCCTGGGCGGCGAGAACGACGCCATGATCGGCTACCGCCTGGACATGGTCGAGATCACCGATCCCGAGGTGCTGCGCGCCAGCGGTCAGAAATTCCATCCCATCGTGTCGCCCACCGGCATGCCCGCCGACGAGGTCGCCGGTCAGGTCTTTCGCATCACGCCCGCCGAGCTGGCGGCCGCCGACGACTATGAAGTCTCGGACTACAAGCGCGTGCTCGCGCCGTTGAAGTCGGGGAAGAAAGCCTGGGTGTACGTGCGCGCGCAATAG
- a CDS encoding TetR/AcrR family transcriptional regulator: MMIIIFTVAAMSRSTPRKEQTHERIVEVAARAVRREGYAGVGVADIMKEAGLTHGGFYAHFPSRDAMLVEAVERAGQDGAARLMQRMEQWREQGASPLRALVETYLSEAHLGGCEGGCPVSSLVSEMPRQSPELRESGAGRVRGLMNLVRRFLPADARPGAATAVTSTLVGALQLARALGDNAEGRAVLAEASQALLSRYEPEGERAPH, from the coding sequence ATGATGATCATCATATTTACTGTCGCCGCCATGTCCCGTTCCACTCCCCGCAAAGAGCAGACCCACGAGCGCATCGTCGAGGTCGCCGCGCGCGCCGTGCGCCGCGAGGGCTACGCCGGCGTGGGCGTGGCTGACATCATGAAGGAAGCGGGGCTGACCCACGGTGGCTTCTACGCGCACTTTCCGTCGCGCGACGCGATGCTGGTCGAGGCGGTCGAGCGCGCCGGGCAGGATGGCGCCGCGCGCCTGATGCAGCGGATGGAACAATGGCGCGAGCAGGGCGCCAGCCCGCTGCGCGCGCTGGTCGAGACCTATCTGTCGGAAGCGCATCTGGGCGGCTGCGAGGGCGGCTGCCCGGTGTCGTCGCTGGTGTCCGAAATGCCGCGCCAGTCGCCGGAGCTGCGCGAGTCCGGCGCGGGCCGGGTGCGCGGGCTGATGAATCTGGTGCGGCGTTTCCTGCCGGCCGATGCCCGGCCCGGCGCGGCGACGGCCGTGACCAGCACCCTGGTGGGCGCCTTGCAACTGGCACGCGCATTGGGCGACAACGCCGAGGGGCGGGCGGTGCTGGCCGAGGCGAGCCAGGCGCTGCTGTCGCGCTACGAACCGGAGGGTGAACGCGCGCCGCATTGA